The DNA region CTGTTTCCCCACCAGTATTGCCTCACGCACCCAGTGGTAGGTGGGGCCACCGATGCGTAAATCCGGTGAATCCGCATAAAAGCGAATACTGCGCTGGTAGCGTTCACGGCTGTGCGTCAGCACATTCATTCGATAAGGCAAAGGACGCCACTGTCCGGTGCCGATGGCGTAATAATCGCGCATCGCCGGGCGACGCTCCGCCCAATCGACGATCCAACCCGCGACACAATGAGGAAGCGGCAAACGAATACCAAACATCGGCGCGCACAGCGCCACGGCATCAAACGTTTCAGGCTGGCGAATCAACAGCTGCGCCAGAATCGCGCCCCCCATTGAATGCGCTAAGGCAAACCGACGGGTATAGTTTTTCGGGCCAATATGCTGCTGACACAGCGTGTCGGCATCATCAACATAGTCACTGAAGCGCACGACGTGTCCACGGTGAGCATCTTGCAGCACCCGTCCAGACCGTCCTTGCCCACGGTGATCCATGATGAGTACATCATAGCCGCGATGAAAGAGGTCATACGCCACTTCGCTATATTTGACGTAACTTTCGATACGACCCGAAAAGACAACGACAATCTTGTCGTGCTGGGGCGCGGTAAAGCGAACGAACCGGATCGGCACATCGTCCACGCCAGAGAATTCACCCTCTTCGCGCTGACGCCAGAAATTCAGTAATTCTCCGGTAGCAAAAGCGGCAAACTGCGCTTCTCGCGTTAACAGGTTCGAGGTTAACCCTTCAGGCGTTAACCGTTCCGACGTAAACAACGAATTGTGGCGTTGAATCATCACACTTCTCCGGTGACGCGGGAAAACAAAGCTAGCGGAAGAACATGACAAGCAGTGGAGCACAAGCGTATTGTGACATAAAAAACAGACAGACTCTCGTAATACAGAACGTGGTTCAGGAGCAGCATTTCATGACATTGGATTGGTGGTTAACCTACTTACTCACAACGCTTATTCTCAGCCTGTCACCCGGCTCTGGTGCCATCAACACCATGAGCACCGGAATTAGCCACGGCTATCGCGGTGCGGCAGCCTCGATCTGTGGTTTACAGGTTGGGTTGGCGATTCATATCGTGCTGGTCGGCATTGGGTTAGGCGCGTTGCTTAACCAATCTGTACTGGCTTTCGATGTACTGAAGTGGCTGGGCGCAGCTTACCTGATTTGGCTGGGGATTCAGCAATGGCGTGCTGCGGGCGCACTGGATCTTCAGGCGCTCGCCAGCGCCATGCCGCGCCGCAAACTCTTTAAACGTGCGGTGCTGGTGAATCTGACCAACCCGAAAAGCATCGTGTTTCTGGCGGCGCTGTTCCCGCAGTTTATTATTCCCCACCAGCCGCAGGCCACGCAGTATCTGGTATTGGGCGTCACCACTGTTGTGGTCGATATCATCGTGATGATTGGTTACGCCACGCTCGCCACGCGTATCGCCGGGTGGCTGAAAGGCCCACGACAGATGAAGACGCTCAACCGGATATTTGGATCGCTTTTCGTGCTGGTCGGCGCGTTACTTGCTACCGCGAGAAAGGCCTGATTAAGGCAGTGCGCCGTATCGTAACGGCGCACGCCTATCGTTCAGAGGGAAAGGTTAGCGAGAGAAAATCAGGTGCAGGCCAAAACCGGTAAACAACACACCCGCCACGCCATCCACCCATTTCGCCAGACGCTGATAGCCACGACGCATGGCCGGTAGGGCGAAAACCATCGCGACCAGACTGAACCAAATCAGCGTTTCAATCGAGATCAACGCGAACAACCCCCAACGCGCACCACTGCCGACACTGTCGCCGACAAACAGCGAGAACACGCTGCCGAAATAGATCACCGCCTTCGGATTAGCCAGATTCGTCAATAACCCACGCATGAAAGTTTTACCGCGCTGAGGCAGTACCACCGCCGTTTCCTGCGTGGTTTCCAACTGTGCTTTATTTCGCGCGGAACACAGCATCTGCCAGCCCATCCAGCACAGGTACAGACCGCCGCCGACGGTCACTGCCGTATGCAGCCAGGCCATTTTTTGCAACAGCAGGTGCAGCCCCAGCAACGCGATAGCCGCCCAAACCATAACGCCCAGAGAAATACCTAGCACGCCCATCATCGCTTCACGGCGGGAACGGCTGGCTGCCGTTTGTGAAACGAAAAAGAAATCCGGCCCCGGGCTCATCAGCGCAATGAAATGCACCAGCGCCACCGTCATAAATAGCATCAGCATGGTAGTTTTCCTGTTTTTTAAATGCAGTCAGACAAGACGAGCATCACTCGTCATCATTACTATCGACATGATCGCGAATCATGTTCATGAAAGGCGCACCGAAACGTTCGAGTTTGCGGTGTCCAACCCCGTTGATATTTAACAGCTCACCCGCGGTGATCGGCATCAGTTCGGCCATCTCCAGCAGCGTGGCATCGCTGAACACCACGTAAGGTGGAATATTGTCTTCATCTGCGATGGATTTACGTAGTTTGCGCAATTTGGCAAACAGCTTGCGGTCGTAATTTCCACCGTACGATTTTTGATTGGCGCGGGGTTTCAGGTTAATCACACGCGGCACAGCCAGCTGTAGCGGCATTTCACCCCGCAGTATCGGACGCGCAGATTCGGTAAGCTGTACAGCAGAATGCATTGTGATGTTCTGGTTCAGCAAACCCAGATGAATCAG from Pectobacterium actinidiae includes:
- the pldB gene encoding lysophospholipase L2, whose amino-acid sequence is MIQRHNSLFTSERLTPEGLTSNLLTREAQFAAFATGELLNFWRQREEGEFSGVDDVPIRFVRFTAPQHDKIVVVFSGRIESYVKYSEVAYDLFHRGYDVLIMDHRGQGRSGRVLQDAHRGHVVRFSDYVDDADTLCQQHIGPKNYTRRFALAHSMGGAILAQLLIRQPETFDAVALCAPMFGIRLPLPHCVAGWIVDWAERRPAMRDYYAIGTGQWRPLPYRMNVLTHSRERYQRSIRFYADSPDLRIGGPTYHWVREAILVGKQLLAQANAVTTPLLLLQAGEERVVDNRSQNAFCQALAQSGNANSSDVLQVIHGARHEILFETDNLRAQAFALILAHFARYH
- the rhtB gene encoding homoserine/homoserine lactone efflux protein, with the translated sequence MTLDWWLTYLLTTLILSLSPGSGAINTMSTGISHGYRGAAASICGLQVGLAIHIVLVGIGLGALLNQSVLAFDVLKWLGAAYLIWLGIQQWRAAGALDLQALASAMPRRKLFKRAVLVNLTNPKSIVFLAALFPQFIIPHQPQATQYLVLGVTTVVVDIIVMIGYATLATRIAGWLKGPRQMKTLNRIFGSLFVLVGALLATARKA
- the rhtC gene encoding threonine export protein RhtC, which codes for MLMLFMTVALVHFIALMSPGPDFFFVSQTAASRSRREAMMGVLGISLGVMVWAAIALLGLHLLLQKMAWLHTAVTVGGGLYLCWMGWQMLCSARNKAQLETTQETAVVLPQRGKTFMRGLLTNLANPKAVIYFGSVFSLFVGDSVGSGARWGLFALISIETLIWFSLVAMVFALPAMRRGYQRLAKWVDGVAGVLFTGFGLHLIFSR